In Oncorhynchus kisutch isolate 150728-3 linkage group LG7, Okis_V2, whole genome shotgun sequence, one DNA window encodes the following:
- the dio2 gene encoding type II iodothyronine deiodinase, whose protein sequence is MGAGSVDLLVTLQILPGFFSNCLFLALYDSVVLVKRLVSLLSCSGSGGGEWQRMLTSAGLRSIWNSFLLDAYKQVKLGFEAPNSKVVKVPGSLRRRSSLTSTTGPHPGDECRLLDFESSDRPLVVNFGSATUPPFISHLPAFRRLVEEFSDVADFLLVYIDEAHPSDGWVAPAMGPRSFEVRKHRSLEERVVAAKKLIESFSLPSQCQLVADCMDNNANVAYGVSNERVCIVQRRKIAYLGGKGPFFYNLKDVRQYLEQSYGKR, encoded by the exons ATGGGCGCTGGCAGCGTGGACCTACTGGTCACTCTCCAGATCCTGCCCGGTTTCTTCTCCAACTGTTTGTTCCTCGCGCTCTACGACTCGGTGGTGCTGGTGAAGCGCCTAGTGTCCTTACTGAGCTGCTCGGGCAGCGGCGGGGGAGAGTGGCAGCGCATGCTGACCTCGGCAGGGCTCCGGTCCATATGGAACAGCTTCCTGCTGGATGCATATAAACAG GTTAAACTGGGTTTTGAGGCCCCCAACTCCAAAGTGGTCAAGGTTCCTGGTAGCCTCCGGCGGCGAAGCAGCTTGACCAGCACCACGGGCCCTCATCCCGGGGACGAGTGCCGCCTGCTGGACTTCGAGTCGTCGGACCGCCCTCTTGTGGTGAACTTCGGCTCGGCCACCTGACCCCCCTTCATCAGCCACCTGCCCGCCTTCCGGCGGCTGGTGGAGGAGTTCTCAGACGTGGCCGACTTCCTGCTGGTCTACATCGACGAGGCACACCCCTCGGACGGGTGGGTGGCGCCCGCCATGGGCCCGCGCTCCTTCGAGGTCAGGAAGCACcgatcactggaggagagggtggTGGCGGCCAAGAAGCTGATTGAGTCCTTCAGCCTGCCATCTCAGTGCCAGCTGGTGGCCGACTGCATGGACAACAATGCTAACGTGGCCTACGGTGTGTCCAACGAGAGGGTGTGCATCGTGCAGAGGAGGAAGATCGCCTACCTTGGAGGGAAGGGACCCTTTTTCTACAACCTGAAGGATGTGAGGCAGTATCTGGAACAGAGCTACGGCAAGAGATAG